The following are from one region of the Gloeomargarita lithophora Alchichica-D10 genome:
- a CDS encoding type II toxin-antitoxin system HicB family antitoxin, with protein MEVMIRELNVVIERDLDGFFVASVPSLRGCHTQAKSLDILIDRIQEAALLCIEFEDLQGEKLEFVGIQKITLEV; from the coding sequence ATGGAAGTAATGATTAGAGAGCTAAATGTTGTAATTGAAAGAGACTTAGATGGCTTTTTTGTGGCTTCTGTACCTAGTTTGAGAGGATGTCACACACAAGCAAAATCTCTGGATATTTTGATAGATAGGATACAAGAAGCAGCCTTACTTTGCATCGAATTTGAAGATTTGCAAGGTGAAAAACTTGAATTTGTAGGTATTCAGAAGATTACCTTAGAGGTATGA
- a CDS encoding DUF4351 domain-containing protein has translation PAQQSLGGDLLRLMVLPPAQVVAVGQDLLRRIRQDGTPDDYVEWVVETLVRRFPRSTRSKIMEMLSLVELKQTRFYQEVYQEGTQAGEAKGRQEGEAKGRQEGEIQGRRTEGMTLIVRLLQRKVGSLTPAQVKHIQSLSLEQLESLGEALLDFTVQGDLDDWLESFPTG, from the coding sequence CCAGCGCAACAATCCTTGGGCGGTGATTTACTCCGGTTGATGGTGTTGCCACCGGCGCAGGTGGTCGCTGTGGGGCAAGATTTACTGAGACGTATCCGCCAGGATGGTACCCCCGATGACTATGTAGAATGGGTGGTAGAAACCTTAGTCAGGCGATTTCCCCGGAGTACAAGGAGCAAAATCATGGAAATGTTGAGCTTGGTGGAGTTGAAACAAACCCGCTTTTATCAAGAGGTGTATCAGGAAGGTACGCAAGCGGGGGAGGCTAAGGGACGGCAAGAGGGGGAGGCTAAGGGACGGCAAGAGGGGGAAATTCAGGGGAGACGCACCGAGGGGATGACTTTAATTGTCCGTTTGCTTCAACGCAAGGTCGGCAGTCTAACCCCGGCGCAAGTCAAACACATCCAATCCCTATCTCTGGAGCAACTGGAATCCTTGGGTGAAGCTCTGCTCGATTTTACGGTTCAGGGTGATTTAGACGACTGGTTAGAGTCTTTTCCTACCGGCTAA
- a CDS encoding DUF2887 domain-containing protein, which produces MGLPSPSVTYQFQSLELKEFSFRMDGLFVPSPPDVKLPLILIEAQMQPDERLYTRIQNELSTYIHQYQPSNPVVVLVIYPERTIERVIANLSNYLAYWGVHRIYLAEIPAQQSLGGDLLRLMVLPPAQVVAVGQDLLRRIRQDDAPEDYVEWVVETLVRRFPQSARSKIMEMLGLVELKQTRFYQEVYGEGKAEGKAEGKVEGKAEGKAEGQQQGEATLLLRQLSRKFGSLTPAQTQTIASLPTTQLESLGEALLGFTVQGDLDDWLESFPTG; this is translated from the coding sequence ATGGGATTACCTTCGCCTTCTGTTACCTATCAATTTCAGTCCCTAGAACTCAAGGAATTTAGCTTCCGAATGGATGGTTTATTCGTCCCAAGTCCACCTGATGTCAAGTTACCATTGATATTAATTGAAGCCCAGATGCAACCCGATGAGCGGCTCTACACCAGGATACAAAATGAATTATCTACCTATATCCATCAATATCAACCGTCCAATCCAGTAGTCGTGTTGGTCATTTATCCTGAACGAACGATAGAACGGGTAATTGCAAATCTGAGTAATTATTTAGCGTATTGGGGCGTGCATCGGATTTATTTAGCGGAAATCCCGGCGCAACAATCCTTGGGCGGTGATTTACTCCGGTTGATGGTGTTGCCACCGGCGCAGGTGGTCGCTGTGGGGCAAGATTTACTGAGACGCATCCGCCAAGATGATGCCCCCGAAGACTATGTAGAATGGGTGGTAGAAACCCTAGTCAGGCGATTTCCCCAGAGCGCAAGGAGCAAAATCATGGAAATGTTGGGCTTGGTAGAGTTGAAACAAACCCGCTTTTATCAAGAGGTTTATGGTGAAGGAAAAGCAGAAGGTAAGGCAGAGGGAAAAGTTGAAGGAAAAGCCGAAGGCAAAGCTGAAGGGCAACAACAAGGGGAAGCGACCCTACTCCTGCGTCAGCTAAGCCGTAAGTTTGGTTCCCTCACGCCTGCCCAGACCCAAACCATCGCCTCCCTTCCCACAACGCAACTGGAATCCTTGGGTGAAGCTCTGCTCGGTTTTACGGTTCAGGGTGATTTAGACGACTGGTTAGAGTCTTTTCCTACCGGCTAA
- a CDS encoding CHAT domain-containing protein: TTPPKANPPLIVANPTFDQPGTTTQIASAERGNTRSIDLATLKFGPLPATAIEGDTIAKLLPNSRLFTQAQATETVIKTNTNPRILHLATHGFFLKSAPTTQAKDGSSNLPNENPLLRSGLAFSGFNMRQGGGDDGVLTALEITGMDLRGTQLVVLSACETGLGDVQSGEGVYGLRRAFTLAGAQAQVMTLWRVDDNATKDLMVNYYQRLNKGEGRGDALRQTQLAMLKSQNYAHPKFWSGMIPAGDWRGMNP, encoded by the coding sequence GACCACACCCCCCAAAGCCAATCCCCCCTTGATTGTCGCCAACCCTACCTTTGACCAACCCGGCACCACTACCCAAATCGCCAGTGCCGAGCGAGGCAATACCCGTTCCATAGATTTAGCTACCTTGAAATTTGGTCCCCTACCCGCCACCGCTATCGAGGGGGATACGATTGCCAAACTATTACCCAATAGCCGTTTATTCACCCAAGCCCAGGCCACTGAAACGGTGATCAAAACCAACACCAACCCCCGCATTTTGCACCTGGCAACCCACGGATTTTTCTTAAAATCTGCCCCCACAACCCAGGCGAAAGATGGCAGTAGTAATTTACCAAATGAAAACCCCCTACTGCGCTCTGGGTTGGCCTTTTCCGGGTTTAATATGCGGCAAGGGGGCGGTGATGATGGAGTATTAACGGCGTTAGAAATCACCGGGATGGACTTGCGGGGAACGCAGTTGGTGGTGCTGTCCGCCTGTGAGACTGGTTTGGGCGATGTGCAAAGTGGGGAAGGGGTGTATGGGTTGCGGCGGGCATTTACTTTGGCGGGGGCGCAGGCGCAGGTGATGACCCTGTGGCGGGTGGATGACAATGCCACCAAGGATTTGATGGTGAATTATTATCAACGTTTGAATAAGGGGGAAGGGCGGGGGGATGCCCTCCGGCAAACCCAACTTGCTATGCTCAAAAGCCAAAATTATGCCCATCCCAAATTCTGGTCGGGGATGATTCCCGCCGGGGATTGGCGGGGGATG
- a CDS encoding DUF4351 domain-containing protein yields PAEQSLGGDLLRLMVLPPVQVVAVGQELLRRIRQDGAPDDYVEWVVETLVRRFPRSTRSKIMEMLGLVELKQTRFYQEVYQEGTQAGEAKGRQEGEMQGRHTEGMTLIVRLLQRKVGSLTPAQVKHIQSLSLEQLESLGEALLDFTVQGDLDDWLESFSTG; encoded by the coding sequence CCCAGCGGAACAATCCTTGGGGGGTGATTTACTCCGGTTGATGGTGTTACCTCCGGTGCAAGTAGTGGCTGTGGGGCAAGAGTTACTGAGACGTATCCGCCAGGATGGTGCCCCCGATGACTATGTAGAATGGGTGGTAGAAACCTTAGTCAGGCGGTTCCCCCGGAGTACAAGGAGCAAAATCATGGAAATGTTGGGCTTGGTGGAGTTGAAACAAACCCGCTTCTATCAAGAGGTGTATCAGGAAGGTACGCAAGCGGGGGAGGCTAAGGGACGGCAAGAGGGGGAAATGCAGGGAAGACACACCGAGGGGATGACCTTAATTGTCCGTCTGCTTCAACGCAAGGTCGGCAGTCTAACCCCGGCGCAAGTCAAACACATCCAATCCCTATCCCTGGAGCAACTGGAATCCTTGGGTGAAGCTCTGCTCGATTTTACGGTTCAGGGTGATTTAGACGACTGGTTAGAGTCTTTTTCCACCGGCTAA
- a CDS encoding type II toxin-antitoxin system HicA family toxin, whose product MTKLPSLTGEQLIRVLKKVGFTIARIKGSHHILIHVDGRRTVVPVHSGEDIGIGLLSQILRDCNMTKDEVRNLL is encoded by the coding sequence ATGACTAAGTTACCATCCTTAACTGGAGAACAATTAATTAGGGTATTGAAGAAAGTTGGTTTCACAATTGCTAGGATCAAGGGGAGTCATCACATTCTTATTCATGTTGATGGTAGGCGAACAGTTGTGCCAGTCCATTCTGGAGAAGATATTGGAATCGGATTACTTTCTCAAATCCTACGAGACTGCAATATGACAAAAGACGAAGTTAGAAATCTGCTCTAG
- a CDS encoding tetratricopeptide repeat protein, giving the protein MLKKHIAGWMLVAGCVVVLPVGVVVNQPQPVLAQSSALEEAKRLNQLGLKQLEQAQYPQALESFQHSLAIREQALGANHPSVATSLNNLAALYRAQGQYAKAEPLYQRSLAIYEQALGANHPDVATSLNNLAFLYSNQGQYAKAKPLYQRSLAIYEQALGANHPDVATSLNNLAGLYDNQGQYAKAEPLYQRSLAIREKALGANHPDVAAILNNLAALYQVQGEYAKAEPLYQRSLAIFEPALGANHPDVAAILNNLAALYRAQGQYAKAEPLYQRSLAISEKALGANHPDVALSLNNLAALYRAQGQYAKAEPPLHRSLAIFEQALGANHPDVALSLNNLAALYDNQGQYAKAEPLYQHSLAIREKALGANHPDVAASLNNLAALYAKQGQYAKAEPLYQRSLAILEPALGANHPDVALSLNNLAGLYRAQGQYAKAEPLYQRSLAIREKTLGANHPDVALSLNNLAGLYDNQGQYAKAEPHYQRGLAIYEQALGANHPDVALSLNNLAGLYRAQGQYAKAEPLFQRSLAIYEQALGANHPDVATSLNNLAGLYWAQDKIEPALPRLIRGLDIEEINLAQNLVTGSEEDKRAYLKTFSGTTDAAISFHLQFAPTNSQATRLSLTTILRRKGRLLDTLGQSLARLRQQLSPADQERLTRLSALRTQVAQIAFNPNPTDQQRQQFQLFNTQAEQIETELSRSSAAFAQTTQPVTLEAVQKAIPANAALIEFIQYQPFNPKAPPDKRWGSPRYAVYTLGSTGEPRWVDLGTASEIDALIAQYRTATLDPRRPISEAQAAARTLDTKIMAPVRQLVGNVTHLLIAPDGQLNLVSFAALVDEKTQYLIEKYQITYLTSGRDLLRL; this is encoded by the coding sequence ATGCTCAAAAAGCACATCGCTGGTTGGATGCTGGTCGCCGGTTGCGTGGTGGTACTGCCGGTGGGGGTGGTGGTCAATCAACCCCAGCCCGTGTTGGCGCAATCATCGGCATTGGAAGAAGCCAAGCGACTGAATCAGTTGGGATTAAAACAACTTGAACAAGCCCAATACCCTCAAGCCTTGGAATCATTTCAGCACAGTTTGGCGATCCGAGAGCAAGCCCTGGGTGCCAACCACCCCTCTGTGGCGACTTCCCTCAACAACTTGGCGGCGTTGTACCGAGCGCAAGGCCAATATGCCAAGGCGGAACCCCTGTACCAACGCAGTTTGGCTATCTATGAACAAGCCCTGGGTGCCAACCACCCGGATGTGGCGACTTCCCTCAACAATTTGGCGTTTCTGTATAGCAATCAAGGCCAATATGCCAAAGCGAAACCCCTGTACCAGCGCAGTTTGGCGATCTACGAGCAAGCCTTGGGTGCCAACCACCCGGATGTGGCCACCTCCCTCAACAACTTGGCGGGGTTGTACGACAATCAAGGCCAATATGCCAAGGCGGAACCCCTGTACCAGCGCAGTTTGGCGATCCGAGAAAAAGCCTTGGGAGCCAACCACCCGGATGTGGCGGCTATCCTCAACAACTTGGCGGCGTTGTACCAAGTGCAAGGCGAATATGCCAAAGCGGAACCCCTGTACCAACGCAGTTTGGCAATCTTTGAGCCAGCCCTGGGTGCCAACCACCCGGATGTGGCGGCTATCCTCAACAACTTGGCGGCGTTGTACCGAGCGCAAGGCCAATATGCCAAGGCGGAACCCCTGTACCAGCGCAGTTTGGCGATAAGCGAAAAAGCCTTGGGAGCCAACCACCCGGATGTGGCTCTATCACTCAACAATTTGGCGGCGTTGTACCGAGCGCAAGGCCAATATGCTAAGGCGGAACCCCCGCTCCATCGCAGTTTGGCGATCTTTGAGCAAGCCCTGGGAGCCAACCACCCGGATGTGGCTCTATCCCTCAACAATTTGGCGGCGTTGTATGACAATCAAGGTCAATATGCCAAGGCGGAACCCCTGTACCAGCACAGTTTGGCCATCCGAGAAAAAGCCCTGGGAGCCAACCACCCGGATGTGGCGGCTTCCCTCAACAATTTGGCGGCGTTGTATGCCAAACAAGGCCAGTATGCCAAAGCGGAACCCCTGTACCAGCGCAGTTTGGCGATCCTTGAGCCAGCCCTGGGAGCCAACCACCCGGATGTGGCTCTATCCCTCAACAACTTGGCGGGGTTGTACCGAGCGCAAGGCCAGTATGCCAAAGCGGAACCCCTGTACCAGCGCAGTTTGGCGATCCGAGAAAAAACCCTGGGTGCCAACCACCCGGATGTGGCTCTATCCCTCAACAACTTGGCGGGGTTGTATGACAATCAAGGTCAATATGCCAAGGCGGAACCCCATTACCAGCGCGGTTTGGCGATCTACGAGCAAGCCCTGGGTGCCAACCACCCGGATGTGGCTCTATCCCTCAACAACTTGGCGGGGTTGTACCGAGCGCAAGGCCAGTATGCCAAAGCGGAACCCCTGTTCCAGCGCAGTTTGGCGATCTACGAGCAAGCCCTGGGTGCCAACCACCCGGATGTGGCCACCTCCCTCAACAACTTGGCGGGGTTGTATTGGGCACAAGACAAAATCGAACCAGCCTTGCCCCGCCTCATCCGGGGGTTAGATATTGAGGAAATCAATCTGGCGCAAAATCTGGTCACCGGCTCGGAAGAGGACAAACGTGCCTACCTCAAAACCTTTTCCGGCACCACTGATGCCGCCATCTCCTTCCACCTGCAATTTGCTCCCACCAACTCCCAGGCGACCCGTCTCTCCCTGACCACCATTTTGCGCCGTAAGGGGCGGTTGCTTGACACCCTCGGCCAGTCCCTCGCCCGTCTGCGCCAACAACTCAGCCCTGCTGACCAGGAACGGCTCACCCGCCTGTCCGCCCTCCGCACCCAGGTCGCCCAAATCGCCTTCAACCCCAACCCCACCGACCAACAACGCCAGCAGTTTCAACTATTCAACACCCAGGCGGAACAAATTGAAACCGAACTCAGCCGCAGTAGTGCCGCCTTCGCCCAAACCACCCAACCCGTCACCCTGGAGGCCGTCCAAAAAGCGATCCCTGCCAACGCCGCTTTGATTGAATTTATCCAGTATCAACCCTTCAACCCCAAAGCTCCCCCAGATAAACGCTGGGGCTCCCCCCGCTATGCCGTTTACACCCTCGGCTCCACCGGTGAACCCCGCTGGGTGGATTTGGGAACGGCCAGTGAAATTGATGCCCTGATTGCCCAGTACCGCACCGCCACCCTCGACCCCCGCCGACCGATTAGCGAAGCCCAAGCCGCCGCCCGCACCTTGGATACCAAAATCATGGCTCCCGTGCGCCAACTGGTGGGTAATGTCACCCATCTGCTCATTGCCCCCGACGGCCAACTCAACCTGGTTTCCTTTGCCGCTTTGGTGGATGAAAAAACCCAATATCTCATCGAAAAATATCAAATCACCTACCTCACATCGGGGCGGGATTTGTTGCGCTTGCA
- the mscL gene encoding large conductance mechanosensitive channel protein MscL — protein MVRKRTRPRTIHFWQEFRAFALKGNVVDLAVAVIIGGAFGKIITSFVADVVMPLVNPLIPGGDWRALTIGSGVKIGNFLGAIVDFVVVAVVLFAVIRLLLTRKSPESTTVPSEPTTEERLVLAIERLNEHLDHSQNLGVNLIENEQLTGDN, from the coding sequence ATTTCGTGCCTTTGCCCTCAAAGGTAACGTTGTGGATTTAGCCGTGGCGGTCATTATTGGGGGTGCCTTTGGCAAAATCATCACCTCCTTTGTGGCTGATGTGGTGATGCCTTTGGTAAACCCTTTGATCCCTGGCGGTGACTGGCGTGCCCTAACCATCGGATCAGGGGTAAAAATCGGCAATTTCTTGGGGGCGATTGTGGATTTTGTCGTGGTGGCAGTGGTGTTATTTGCGGTAATACGGTTGCTATTAACTCGTAAATCTCCTGAGTCAACCACTGTGCCATCTGAACCCACCACAGAAGAACGTTTGGTGCTGGCAATTGAACGGTTAAATGAGCATTTAGACCACTCGCAAAATCTTGGAGTGAACTTGATTGAAAATGAGCAATTGACCGGGGATAATTGA